A window of Streptomyces sp. NBC_01689 genomic DNA:
CCGATGAACGCGGTCAGGACCAGCGGGCCGATGATCGACTGCAGGCCGTGGTGGAGCTGGAAGGCGCCGAGGTACTCGCCGCGCCGGTCCTCGGGGGCCAGGCCGATGCCGATGCCGAAGGACCCGGCCGCGTGCCACAGTTCGGCGCCGGTCATCACCACGAACGCGGCGCACACCAGGAACCCGGCCGTGAGGGCGTCCAGTTGACCGGTGGGGATCAGGAGCAGGCAGGACGCCGCGCCGGCCAGGCCCGCACGGCGGGCGAGGCGGGCGGCGCCGGGCAGGTCGTCGCTGCCCCTGGCCGCCCGGACCTGGAGCAGCACGCACAGCACGGTGTTGAGCCCGATGAGCAGGGGGGTGAGCACGGTGGGCAGACCGGTGCCGACGACGATCCACAGCGGGATGGCCACCGCCAGCACGGAGTCGTGCAGCGACAGCGCCGCGTTGACCGCGACGACCCGCAGGAACGGCTTGTCGCGCAGCGCGGTGAAGCGGCCCGAGGCGGGCGGGGCCGGGCGGGCGGCGGCCGCGGGCAGCCGGTGCACCAGCAGGCCCGCCACCAGGAACGTGACGCCGTTGGCGAGCGGGATGACCTGGAGGGCGCCGCGGGTGCCGACGGCGAGCAGGACCGCGGCGGCGAGCGTGCCCAGGCCCATGCTGGCGTTGCCGACGGAGCGGATCGCGGCGCGCGCGTTCACCCGGTCCTGGCCGGGGACGAGTTCGGCGATCAGGGACATGAAGGAGGGGCCGGTGCCGAACTGCAGGGCGCCCACCGCCACCGCCAGGACGACGAACTGCCAGGCGGTGTGCACGGCGGGCAGCGCGAGGTAGCCGCAGCCCAGCCCGATCAGCAGCCAGGTCAGCAGCGGGCGGGCCCCGGTGCGGTCGGCGACCATGCCGAACAGCACCGAGGCGAGCAGGCCGGTCAGTCCGGCGGCGGACAGCGCCAGCCCGATCTGGGCCGGGCTCAGGCCCGTGACCTGGGTGAGGTAGACCGCGGAGCCGGACATGTACAGGCCCACGCCGATGCCGTCGATGCCGTGCAGGACGGCGAGCTGCCGTGCGGGGCCCTTCAGGCTGGCCGGGAACAGGGGCATGCGCGCTCTCCGTTCGGTCGTACGGCATGACTACGGCTGTGAACTCGGGCTCGGGCCTTGGGGCTTGGGGCCTGGGGCCTGGGGCTTGGTGCTTGGTGCTTGGTGCTTGGGGTTGTCACCGGGTCGGTGTCCGGGTCAGGGGGCGGGCGGGCCGGGGCGCAGGGCGGAGTAGAGGAGTTGGTCGTGCCAGGCGCCGGCGCGCCACTGGGCGCGGCGGATCCGGCCCTCCCGCACGAAGCCGGCCTTCTCCGCGGCGCGTTGCTCGGCGAGGTTGTCG
This region includes:
- a CDS encoding MFS transporter, whose translation is MPLFPASLKGPARQLAVLHGIDGIGVGLYMSGSAVYLTQVTGLSPAQIGLALSAAGLTGLLASVLFGMVADRTGARPLLTWLLIGLGCGYLALPAVHTAWQFVVLAVAVGALQFGTGPSFMSLIAELVPGQDRVNARAAIRSVGNASMGLGTLAAAVLLAVGTRGALQVIPLANGVTFLVAGLLVHRLPAAAARPAPPASGRFTALRDKPFLRVVAVNAALSLHDSVLAVAIPLWIVVGTGLPTVLTPLLIGLNTVLCVLLQVRAARGSDDLPGAARLARRAGLAGAASCLLLIPTGQLDALTAGFLVCAAFVVMTGAELWHAAGSFGIGIGLAPEDRRGEYLGAFQLHHGLQSIIGPLVLTAFIGHGSGLGWAAAAVLFAAAALLVQPAVRAAAAASTAEVPSPRPAADQPALDRPQDTRTHN